The following coding sequences lie in one Rutidosis leptorrhynchoides isolate AG116_Rl617_1_P2 chromosome 6, CSIRO_AGI_Rlap_v1, whole genome shotgun sequence genomic window:
- the LOC139852591 gene encoding tryptophan--tRNA ligase, cytoplasmic-like yields MDTENETKTEQNEEEQVVNPWEVSAKGKIDYDKLIDQFGCQRLDQSFVDRVFKLTNRTPHIFLRRNVFFAHRDFNEILDGFERGEKFYLYTGRGPSSEALHLGHLVPFMFTKYLQEAFKVPLVIQLTDDEKCMWKNLTVEESKRLARENAKDIIACGFDISRTFIFSDFDYVGGAFYENMVKVAKCVTYNKVVGIFGFTGEDHIGKISFPPVQAVPSFPSSFPHLFAGKDKLRCLIPCAIDQDPYFRMTRDVAPRLGYNKPALIESLFFPALQGETGKMSASDANSAIYVTDSQKDIKNKVNRYAFSGGQDSVENHRKYGANLEVDIPFKYLSFFLEDDEELEHIRKEYGSGRMLTGEVKKRLVEVLTELVGRHRAARAAVTDEMVDAFMAVRPLPNMFN; encoded by the exons ATGGATACAGAAAATGAAACAAAAACAGAGCAAAATGAAGAAGAACAAGTTGTGAATCCATGGGAAGTATCAGCGAAAGGAAAGATCGACTATGATAAATTAATTGATCAATTTGGTTGTCAAAGACTTGACCAATCTTTCGTTGACCGTGTTTTTAAACTCACAAATCGCACCCCTCATATCTTTCTTCGCCGTAATGTTTTCTTTGCTCACAG GGATTTTAATGAGATATTGGATGGTTTTGAACGTGGTGAAAAGTTCTATCTGTACACGGGTAGAGGTCCCTCTTCTGAAGCATTGCATTTGGGGCATCTTGTGCCTTTCATGTTTACAAA ATATTTGCAAGAAGCTTTTAAGGTTCCTCTAGTCATACAACTAACAGATGACGAAAAATGCATGTGGAAGAACCTTACTGTAGAGGAGAGCAAGAGGCTTGCTCGTGAGAATGCAAAAGATATAATTGCTTGTGGATTCGACATCTCTAGAACCTTCATCTTCTCAGATTTTGATTATGTCGGTGG TGCGTTCTATGAGAACATGGTGAAGGTTGCAAAATGTGTTACATACAACAAG GTTGTTGGAATATTTGGCTTCACAGGTGAAGATCATATTGGAAAGATCAGTTTTCCTCCTGTCCAG GCTGTTCCATCGTTTCCTAGTTCGTTTCCACATTTGTTTGCTGGCAAGGATAAACTCCGGTGTTTGATTCCTTGTGCGATTGACCAG GATCCTTATTTCAGGATGACAAGGGATGTTGCTCCTCGATTAGGTTATAACAAGCCTGCATTAATTGAATCATTATTCTTTCCAGCCCTTCAG GGTGAGACTGGAAAGATGTCTGCAAGTGATGCTAATTCGGCAATATATGTCACCGACTCTCAAAAAGATATTAAGAACAAG GTGAACAGATATGCTTTTTCAGGAGGGCAAGATTCTGTTGAGAATCATAGGAAGTATGGAGCGAATCTTGAG GTGGATATACCTTTCAAATACCTAAGTTTTTTCTTGGAGGATGATGAGGAACTTGAACATATTAGGAAG gaGTATGGTTCCGGACGCATGCTTACGGGTGAAGTGAAAAAGAGATTAGTTGAAGTTTTAACTGAATTAGTGGGAAGACACCGTGCAGCTAGGGCAGCCGTTACTGACGAG ATGGTCGATGCATTCATGGCAGTAAGACCACTTCCAAATATGTTCAATTGA
- the LOC139852590 gene encoding uncharacterized protein, giving the protein MNCLPCLRGKKSKGKNSDEKKDETKNEDLPVAQPKQNPVSKLSSVKNAILSSRRSGSGATAAAADPPPPAVTVPETTTNNNTAAPATATTDEPPAGSARTFKFRDLALATNNFKRECLLGESGFGKVYKGTLADGKVVAVKRLDKHGAKVNKEFVEEVIKLTNLQHPNLVELIGYCADGDQRLLVYEYMPMGSIKDHLHDLPSGKKPLDWITRMKAAAGAAQAMAYLHEKVNPAVLCRNVKSTNVLLDENFEPKVADYGLVNLESSSGSSVQQRVVGTVCCAPEYESTGELTLKSDVYCFGVVLLEIISGRKAMDTSRPTNEQNLVTWAQPYFKDPKRFQELADPIFKGVIPEKILNQAVGVAAMCLQQESSVRPLISDIVGAFSFLTVDPPQEFTPPEEFTEPSPPPPNELPSGSQPKKYTSSSSSSSSSEYDSDREFHIKIEPFNRPVFEPKPEPEPEHESESEPEPEPEYDWEHEPEWESEQEIEPEPKHEPEWESEQEIKPKPESEWESEQETEPKAEAAPEQEAEAAPEPKSEPELKSEQETEPEPEPKPEPEWESEQKAKPKHEPTPEPEWKSKQEAEPKLKPEPDSESEQEPEPKPEPKPDPEPESKAEPETEPATELESELVAEPEPKPVAELDPESVAKPEPDFSDPEPEPKAEPEPEPVAEPEPEPVAEPEPQPVDELEPDFSEAEPEPKAEPEQEPVAELEPEPVAEPKPEPEPVAELEPELVAEPDFSDSESDSNSALVTTPVSKPEPVVNPEASRCPKDQPDSDHDSNSTSGSIYDEDNYSDEDFTDDEKPSMSSILINSKSKARTKAESTKKKVMFKIEGSDSVKPSMNRVKSSYSKKSFKESSDNDQRKSKIKSMRKSDLRGGDNSDVESTDGSEDELETQRFKSTISRFMSADSRMYRAYEDDSVHGSSSSEEEV; this is encoded by the exons ATGAATTGTTTGCCCTGCCTTAGAGGAAAAAAATCAAAAGGAAAAAATTCAGATGAAAAAAAAGATGAGACTAAAAATGAGGATTTGCCTGTGGCACAACCAAAACAAAATCCTGTTTCCAAACTATCTTCTG TAAAGAACGCTATTTTAAGCAGTCGTCGTAGTGGTAGTGGTGCTACCGCTGCTGCTGCTGATCCACCTCCTCCTGCAGTTACAGTTCCCGAAAccacaactaataataatactgcTGCTCCTGCCACTGCTACTACGGATGAACCGCCCGCGGGTTCAGCTCGTACATTCAAATTCAGAGATTTGGCGTTGGCCACCAACAATTTCAAGCGAGAATGTCTATTAGGTGAAAGTGGATTTGGAAAAGTTTATAAAGGAACTCTGGCTGATGGCAAG GTGGTGGCTGTGAAACGACTAGACAAACATGGTGCAAAAGTAAACAAGGAGTTCGTAGAAGAAGTGATCAAATTGACTAATCTTCAACACCCAAATCTTGTGGAACTTATCGGATATTGTGCTGATGGTGATCAAAGACTTTTGGTTTACGAGTACATGCCAATGGGTTCGATTAAAGATCATCTGCATG ATCTTCCATCGGGCAAAAAACCGTTAGACTGGATCACAAGGATGAAAGCTGCAGCAGGAGCTGCACAAGCTATGGCGTATTTACATGAAAAGGTTAATCCTGCGGTTCTATGTCGAAACGTTAAGTCTACCAATGTTTTGCTAGACGAAAACTTTGAGCCGAAGGTTGCAGACTACGGGCTTGTAAATCTAGAAAGTTCTTCGGGTAGCAGTGTGCAGCAAAGAGTTGTAGGAACCGTTTGTTGTGCTCCAGAATATGAATCTACCGGTGAACTAACCCTCAAATCCGATGTCTATTGCTTTGGAGTagttttgttggagattattagtggGCGAAAGGCAATGGACACATCTCGCCCTACAAACGAGCAAAATCTTGTGACTTGG GCACAACCATATTTTAAAGATCCAAAGAGATTTCAAGAATTGGCTGACCCAATATTTAAAGGAGTAATTCCAGAAAAGATTTTAAACCAAGCGGTCGGGGTAGCTGCAATGTGTCTTCAACAAGAGTCGAGTGTTCGTCCACTCATATCCGACATTGTAGGAGCTTTTAGCTTTCTCACTGTAGATCCACCTCAAGAGTTTACACCACCAGAAGAGTTTACAGAACCGTCGCCGCCACCACCCAACGAACTTCCTAGTGGCTCCCAACCAAAAAAATATacatcatcgtcgtcatcatcatcatcgtcggaGTATGACTCCGATCGAGAGTTTCATATAAAGATAGAGCCCTTTAATAGGCCCGTGTTCGAGCCTAAGCCCGAGCCTGAGCCTGAGCATGAGAGTGAGTCTGAGCCCGAACCAGAACCGGAGTATGACTGGGAGCATGAGCCTGAATGGGAATCGGAGCAAGAGATCGAGCCCGAGCCCAAGCATGAGCCTGAATGGGAATCGGAGCAAGAGATCAAGCCCAAGCCAGAGTCTGAATGGGAATCAGAGCAAGAGACCGAGCCCAAGGCTGAGGCCGCACCTGAGCAAGAGGCTGAGGCCGCACCCGAGCCAAAGTCTGAGCCTGAATTGAAATCAGAGCAAGAGACTGAACCCGAGCCCGAGCCAAAGCCTGAGCCTGAATGGGAATCAGAGCAGAAGGCCAAACCCAAGCATGAGCCAACGCCTGAGCCTGAATGGAAATCAAAGCAAGAGGCCGAACCCAAGCTAAAGCCTGAGCCTGACTCGGAATCAGAGCAAGAGCCCGAACCCAAGCCCGAGCCAAAGCCAGATCCAGAGCCAGAATCGAAGGCAGAGCCAGAAACGGAACCGGCGACAGAGTTAGAATCGGAACTAGTAGCAGAGCCGGAACCGAAACCGGTGGCAGAGTTAGATCCAGAATCGGTAGCAAAGCCAGAACCCGATTTTTCAGATCCAGAGCCGGAACCTAAGGCAGAGCCAGAACCGGAACCGGTGGCAGAGCCAGAACCGGAACCGGTGGCAGAGCCAGAACCCCAACCGGTAGATGAGCTAGAACCTGATTTTTCAGAGGCAGAGCCGGAACCGAAGGCAGAGCCAGAACAGGAACCGGTGGCAGAGTTAGAACCGGAACCGGTAGCAGAGCCAAAGCCAGAACCGGAACCGGTGGCAGAGTTAGAACCAGAACTGGTAGCAGAGCCTGATTTTTCAGACTCGGAGTCTGATTCAAACTCAGCTTTAGTCACCACACCAGTGTCCAAGCCTGAACCAGTGGTCAATCCAGAAGCATCACGTTGTCCTAAAGATCAACCTGATTCAGACCATGATTCCAACAGTACATCAGGAAGTATATATGACGAAGATAATTACAGTGATGAAGATTTTACAGATGATGAAAAACCAAGCATGTCATCAATTCTCATAAACTCGAAATCAAAAGCAAGAACGAAAGCGGAATCAACCAAAAAGAAAGTCATGTTCAAAATAGAAGGGAGTGACTCAGTTAAGCCAAGTATGAATAGAGTAAAATCAAGTTACAGTAAGAAAAGCTTTAAAGAATCTAGTGATAACGATCAAAGAAAAAGCAAAATAAAAAGTATGCGTAAATCTGATTTGAGGGGAGGTGATAACAGCGATGTAGAATCAACAGATGGAAGTGAAGATGAACTTGAAACTCAAAGATTTAAGAGTACGATATCGAGGTTCATGAGTGCAGATTCAAGAATGTATAGGGCATACGAAGATGACAGCGTCCATGGTTCTTCGAGTTCAGAGGAGGAAGTATAG